From one Nilaparvata lugens isolate BPH chromosome 2, ASM1435652v1, whole genome shotgun sequence genomic stretch:
- the LOC111054974 gene encoding NADH dehydrogenase [ubiquinone] 1 alpha subcomplex subunit 5 isoform X3: MKVLNEPHKILTSIYSKILSVTAKMPENAAYRKHTEEIVKTRLDVVKSTTNVAELESKINCGQAEELVIQADNELQLARKMLVWKPWEPLIADPPPNQWKWPPVK, translated from the exons ATGAAGGTTCTCAATGAGCCTCACAAAATTTTGActtctatttattcaaaaatactcTCAGTCACTGCCAAGATGCCTGAAAATGCTGCATACCGAAAGCACACCgaagaaattgtaaaaacacGTTTGGATGTTGTTAAAAGT ACAACAAATGTGGCAGAATTGGAGTCCAAAATAAACTGTGGCCAAGCAGAAGAGTTGGTCATTCAGGCTGATAATGAGTTGCAATTGGCTAGGAAAATGCTCGTTTGGAAGCCATGGGAGCCTCTCATCGCTGATCCCCCACCTAACCAATGGAAGTGGCCGCCTGTTAAATAA
- the LOC111054974 gene encoding NADH dehydrogenase [ubiquinone] 1 alpha subcomplex subunit 5 isoform X2, with protein MAAAGRKLTTGLTGMKVLNEPHKILTSIYSKILSVTAKMPENAAYRKHTEEIVKTRLDVVKSTTNVAELESKINCGQAEELVIQADNELQLARKMLVWKPWEPLIADPPPNQWKWPPVK; from the exons ATGGCTGCTGCTGGTCGCAAGTTG accACAGGCTTAACTGGTATGAAGGTTCTCAATGAGCCTCACAAAATTTTGActtctatttattcaaaaatactcTCAGTCACTGCCAAGATGCCTGAAAATGCTGCATACCGAAAGCACACCgaagaaattgtaaaaacacGTTTGGATGTTGTTAAAAGT ACAACAAATGTGGCAGAATTGGAGTCCAAAATAAACTGTGGCCAAGCAGAAGAGTTGGTCATTCAGGCTGATAATGAGTTGCAATTGGCTAGGAAAATGCTCGTTTGGAAGCCATGGGAGCCTCTCATCGCTGATCCCCCACCTAACCAATGGAAGTGGCCGCCTGTTAAATAA
- the LOC111054974 gene encoding NADH dehydrogenase [ubiquinone] 1 alpha subcomplex subunit 5 isoform X1, translating to MSILTFLHVLIQKNLLCFSIDNLSTTGLTGMKVLNEPHKILTSIYSKILSVTAKMPENAAYRKHTEEIVKTRLDVVKSTTNVAELESKINCGQAEELVIQADNELQLARKMLVWKPWEPLIADPPPNQWKWPPVK from the exons ATGTCGATTTTGACTTTTCTACATGTCCttattcagaaaaatttgctctgtTTTAGTATAGATAACTTAAGT accACAGGCTTAACTGGTATGAAGGTTCTCAATGAGCCTCACAAAATTTTGActtctatttattcaaaaatactcTCAGTCACTGCCAAGATGCCTGAAAATGCTGCATACCGAAAGCACACCgaagaaattgtaaaaacacGTTTGGATGTTGTTAAAAGT ACAACAAATGTGGCAGAATTGGAGTCCAAAATAAACTGTGGCCAAGCAGAAGAGTTGGTCATTCAGGCTGATAATGAGTTGCAATTGGCTAGGAAAATGCTCGTTTGGAAGCCATGGGAGCCTCTCATCGCTGATCCCCCACCTAACCAATGGAAGTGGCCGCCTGTTAAATAA